A stretch of the Chanos chanos chromosome 1, fChaCha1.1, whole genome shotgun sequence genome encodes the following:
- the pln2 gene encoding cardiac phospholamban, whose protein sequence is MERVQHITRTAIRRASNIEVNPQTKRNLQELFINFSLILICLLLIYIIVLLM, encoded by the coding sequence ATGGAGAGAGTCCAGCACATAACCCGCACGGCCATTCGACGGGCGTCCAACATCGAGGTGAACCCGCAGACCAAGCGTAACCTGCAGGAGCTTTTCATCAATTTTTCCCTCATCCTCATCTGCCTGCTGCTCATATACATCATCGTCTTGCTCATGTAA